Part of the Pecten maximus unplaced genomic scaffold, xPecMax1.1, whole genome shotgun sequence genome is shown below.
acttttgccgatttaaagtgctacctcactgaagcatactgccgaagacacccagcagcacaccccacccggtcacattatactgacaacgggcgaaccagtcgtcccactccaaatatgctgagcgctaagcaggaatagcaactaccattttcaaagactctggtatgtctcggctaggggacagaacccaaagccttcctcacagcggcgaacgctcaacttaaggccaaaagtgaggcattgtcaaggtttggtttggtttggtttggtttattttgtttaacgtcctattaacagctaaggtcatttaaggacggcctcccgtgcgtgcgacatgaatgtgtgtggtgagtgcgtatgggtgttttgggaggctgcggtatgttcgtgttaagtctccttgtgataggccggaacttttgccgatttatagtgctacctcactggagcatactgccgaagacaagggagacattaggaagaaaaaagttgttaagaaacaagagaaaagataagaacccaagtttagtcgcctcttacgatcatgcaatgggggcagcaggtacaattcttacgccctggTATAAGGAGGAAATGGTTTTAAGAATGATGCATGATGGGTTTTAAGAATGATGCATGATTATATTTGTTAGTTTTAGTAATGGATGGTACATGTTTGATTTAGGATATTTGGTAATGTGATATTAAGGTAGGAAGTAGATGGGGAATTTTGTGGTGGATATGGCTGAAATGGATTATGCATAGTGTGGGATCGTATAGCAATTACATTcataggaaaatatataaagatttatatttgaatggattttcatGACAATTTAAGGATTTGAATTGGATTTGGTAGCTTTCTGGACATGCTTAacatattgatgttatatttataatttgatattgtatGGATTGTGTACATTAGGTGAAGTTGCAGAATACTGCATTTTGTGGAGACGGCAAAATTATCATGCATGTATGGGTATCTCGGGGCATTCATTTAGTTGATtgagttttgatattttcagaAGACAATCAGAAGGCTATTTATAAAGGTCCACACTGTGAAAGAGTCATGTCACCTTATGAGTCAAACCCCATTTAATATGGGGAGCCACAAGTATACTCTCAAGGGTCGACTGGATGCTTGTAGGTTTTGCgtttaataaacaataaatgCTCTTcgttttctgtttttgttaaGCTCTGtcaaacactgtatatatataaatactatgCATTTTGAAGATATGATATGACTCGGTGCACATGAGGTTTAGATGAGTAGGAGCATTAGATCGCTCTATTCAATTCTTGAACGGGTTGTATTTGGGGGTTGGAGTTATAGGTATGgatgtgttttgtattttagGTGTTGTCGTGCGGGCCATTCCCGTTTGAAAGGGAAGTGGAGGAGCGGGTCCTGAACCCTCCTGCTGTAAATGTggaggatttggtttggtttggtttattttgtttaacgtccttttaacagctaaggtcatttaaggacggcctcccgtgcgtgcgacatgcatgcgtgtggcgagtgcgtatgtgtgttttgggaggctgcggtatgtttgtgttaagtctccttgtgataggccggatcttttgccgatttagagtgctacctcactgaagcatactgccgaagacacccagcagcacaccccacccggtcacattatactgacaacgggcgaaccagtcgtcccactcctaatttgctgagcgctaagcaggagcagcaactaccatttttaaagactctggtatgtctcggccaggggacagaacccaaaaccttcctcacaggggcgaacgctcaactaaaggccaaaagtgaggcattgtcaagggagacattaggaagaaagttgttaagaagagaaaagataagatcccaagtttagtcgcctcttacgatcatgcaatgggggcagcaggtacaattcttacgccctacctgcagggcagaaatGTGGAGGAAGCACTGTCATCCCCTAGAAAGCGGAGGATTTCCGTTTCAGGAACCTTAAGCGAGGTTGGTTTAAAATATGATGTTGTTGGTGACTTTCAATATTGTTTTAGCAAAAGCACTTAAATGTGTTTTAGGGATATTGCTAGCATCTATTTGAGCAGTGTTTGAAACTGGATGCAAGGCAGTATTTAATGATAAATGCATTATACATTATGAATATTTAATCAGAGTTTATAATTATAAGATTTGATTAGATACTGACTTTGGGATATAGGTTATTTGCATTTACTTTTATGTGTGTGATGTCCCATGTTTCTGGTTACGTGCAGTTGGTTGTATGTAATGGAGCTGGTTGTTCATGACAGTGGTAGGATTTGATGATTCTTTGTGACATAGTTTTTGTTTGAATAGGTTTTATTGAAAAGTGAGAGCAAGcgttttgtattttgtttctgATGGTTGAACAGGAAATGGAGTCATTGTGATAATGTACcttgtaatttgtttttgtatcgAGTCGTGATTTATGCTTGGACAAAGCTAATATACCAGTATATGTACGAGACATTCGGTTTAGGTGAGTTAAAACTTTACATTGTTCTCATAGATGTCTATGAGAACAATgtgaagtttttatttttagctcaactggaccgaaggtctggtgagcttatgtcatggcgcgtCGTTTGTCAACATgtgcttcaaatcgctactagccAAACAGTTCTTTCTTGGATtttggccaaatttggtcagaaacatcgtTGGGGAATGGGGATTagtttttgcataaatggtgtctTTGTCCCCCAAGGGTCCAGAGGGGTGTGGTCCAATTGGTGAAGTTAAGgatttcctttaaattgctatcagtcattaagttatgaatggatttgaacccgaattgctcagaaacatccttggggcaaggggaacagattttgcataaatgttgattatatagcattgctggatGTTAAGGGATGAACACTATTCTGATctaaaaataggcccaagggtctatgtttctttaaacacaatcatgttgtaaaaacaatcccttTAGTGTTTTCACACctttaactctttccgtaccgTTGTCGTATACAGACGACAGAAAAATGTGCTTCCTGGTCCCCGTTGTCGTATACAGACGACAGGAAAATGTGACGTCTCATCCCCGTTGTCGTATACACACGACAAGGGATGTTATGTTATCTAATTTATGATTAGCTGGCTGTAGCAGACGACAGATGAATTATCCAAtaaatttacacaaaaaatGAATCCCTCGGTTCATAACAAAGATTTTGATAGGCGAAAAGTACACAATTTTCGTCATGTGACCCAATTTGTTCGAATTTCCCGGGAAATGTTATGGAATGTCATCaccaatgtaaacaacatggcggCGAGTGCATTGACTGTGAATGCTGATACTGAATCAGACGATGAAGAAGGGGCTGGGACCCAAGAATTAGACAACAATATCGGTGGATCCGATCTGGAATTGTCTGAGCTGGACTCTGAGAGTGATGATGACATTCCACTCGCCGATATCATCCCGCTAGCGGGCCTCGTAGACCGCGGAGGTGGAGATGCTGGACACGCCCACAACGATCGCCGCTGGACAGCTGATCTGAAACCTATACGTGTGAAGGATTTCGAGGATATAGCTGGCCCTACTACCGCACTGGATGCTGAGAAGAAAGAGCTGGATTTCTTTCACCTGATTTCCCCTGAATCCTTGTACGACAAGCTAGCCCAGCAGACCAACACCTATGCTGCTAAGCGGATCCGGGAAAAGGCAGACAGCTCGTGGCAGGCAACTTCGCCCACCGAGATCAAGACCTTCTTGGGGATTGTGATTTTTATGTCACTGCTGGACCTGCCAACTGCAAAGATGTACTGGTCATCTGATTGGATGTTTCAAACATCTTTGCCTACCATAATGACCAGACTCAGGTAAATCAAATTACTTgtatttaatttacaaaatgtacagtACAAATGTAGACTCTACATGTATGACAGTATTTTGTTTTAGTGATGAGCAATATAAACTTCATTGGAGCCCTAATGGTTGAAATTGTGACCATATTTCTTTTCAAGTTAATCATTTAGTTATGTAACTTATGTGGTAAATAGCCTATCCTACTTGAAGTGGAAACAACTTGTAATTATTTCTTGACTaggatgtttacaaacaaacatctaaaaTGTTAAAGCAAAGTTATAAAATTcttattcaaattttaacttaatTTTGTGAATTTAATCAGTTATAAAAGTAAAATCTATAGGCCTATATGCTGGGTACAGATTTAAATGTGGAAAATGACCAAGTATTTAACACTTGCTGTAATAATTTTTTCGAACAAGATGACAAATGGTGAATTTATCaatttatagtatatattttgtagtttcttttattcttttgtttttaaaccaATACATTTCTAAGGTTTGTCCTACAGTTTCGGGTGTCTTGACTTGTAGATTTGAGAAACTCGCACAGTATTTTCATCTGAATGACTCCACGACAAATCCCCCCAAAGGCAGCGACGGTCACGACAAGCTCCATCATGTCAGGCCAGTCTTAGATACCATCCAAGGCACTATAGCATCCCAGTACACGTTACACCAGGACTGTGCTATAGATGAGGCTATGATTGCATACAAGGGGAGGCTTAGTTTTAAGCAGTATATGCCAGCCAAGCCGGTTAAGTTTGGGATCAAGGTGTGGGAGCGGGCGGATTCCACCAATGGCTATGTCGACAAACTCCAGATTTACACCGGAAGAGCAGGTATGTTTATTCAGCATGATGTTCCATGTTGCTCCAGTCCAATAGATATGCTTCTGTTGCATCCATCATAAATAAAACTCCACTTCactatattttgtaattgtttaatgACTTAAATCTTAATTATTCAGGAATAAAACATATTGACATAAATTGTCTTATACATTGACTCAAGATCATCATGCAAATTAATTTGATAGTCTTattattttaccaaaattatataacactgaacattgtcagttataacataatatctagatacattgtacagtacaaGTACCATGGTGGTCGGGTggctcagtggtaacacactggccTTTCACCTatgcggccggggttcgattccaagatcagacgtgaaaaggtatggggtcacctgcccgaccacgtgggttttccccgggtactccggtttcctcccacagtaagacccctcgcgcgcttccatctgggccaacaatAGTGATTAATATCAGTTattaacttgtttcgcaattgttgtaaaataaataaagtttatattatattatacatgtaccaataaaGGCATTTTACCAACCATTTTCAGGAAATGAACAAGGCAAGAGAGAAGTTGGACTTGCTGCTCGAGTTGTGACCGATCTGACCAGAGACATTGTTGGTAGCAGTCGCCACGTATATGTTGACAATTTCTTCTCCAGTCCCCAGCTGTTTTCTGACTTGCTAAAGGATGGTCTCTATGCATGTGGAACATGTCGAATCAATAGAAAGGGGTTCCCGTCTGGTATCAGTAAGgagaatgttaaaaaaaaagggagACTTCACAATGCTGCAATCAGGTAATTATAAAGTGCCAGGAATATTCAGATTGGTTTCAACTTATTGCTTATTCAATTTGTGTTTGCTCGGATAATAAATACTATTATGTCTGTAAAGTAACTTGTGAAAATGTAGCAAATTAGTACCTacaatttaaatacattatacagtactgggatatattatcaatataactTTATTTAATACAATATCCCTCAGGTTACTGTATTGTGCAAGTTGCATTCATATCATAAACCATACTGTAATCTATTTGAAATTATTCTTGAATAACTTGATTCAAATATATGTACTGCTATATAAATGTAGCGGCAATTTATGTCGGCTGCGTCtattataattgtaattaatacATTGGTTTATCACTTCATagtaaaataattattgataatcTGCTGATGAAGCTAATATACCTCTATTATATAAGTTACATGATGTATGTTGTGTTTACAGGAAACCTGGTGGCCAGTGTCTGGTTTGACAACAAGCCATTGACATTTCTGTCGACAAATGCAGACCCTACTACACTACATGAGGTGCGTCGCAAAAATAAAGATGGTAGTGAGAGAGTTCAACTGGCCCCTTCTGTTGTGAAAATGTACGGCGACAATATGAATGCTGTGGATAGAGCTGATCAACTCCGTATGCAGTACACCTGTGCCAGAAAGTGCTACAAATGGTGGAAGTATGTTTTCTTCTTCTTGCTTGATACAGCCCTTGTGAATTCTTTCATTCTTATGAAGGAGTCTCCAAGTCACCAGAGGAAAACCAGAACTGGCAGAGTGAAGCACCTTACCTAGCTGGAATTCAGAGAAAGGCTATGTAAACAGTTAATTGGTGATACACGTTCTGTCAGAAAACGACGACGTGTGATACAGCATGATGTGGCAGGTCTTTCCTATTCTCATATGCCAGTTAAGGTAAAGGTGAACAGGTGTCGCCAGTGTGGAAAGGTGAAAATCAGGAAGGAATCGAGTTTTGGATGCCGACAATGTGGGGTAAACCTGTGCGTTTTGTGCTTTGAACCATTTCACAAGGATTTAGTCCCTGTCACACAGGAAGAGTAGACACCAAGACCtgtacttacatatatatcatatataattgagattgtttgtaaatttattttgaaatgttggaAATTTGTCACATTCATGATTTTCAATATCAATGACAATATCCAGTATTTATAACTTGTACAGTATTTGAACTGTACTGTAGTTGAATATTTTCATGTTACAGTGGAGACCGCTTATTATGATATTCTATTTTCcaaagaaaaatattataataaacaggATATTATAATAACCGAGCAAGCAATTATATACCACTTGAACCAGAAGTTAGGCCAATTTTCATTGTTAAATGTACTTTGAGGTCAATAAGTATAAGGATTTATATCATCACATGTATACAGagtcattttcaattttataaaGTTAACTCTAGATTTAAGTATTTTTTAGAGAATTTTTTCTCCgaaaaatcatattaaaatagAGTTTTGcaacatattaaaataattaaacgGAGCGACAAGatttttcttaattaaaattttaattgatttagaAAAATTGTGCAGATTAGATTTAAAGCCATATTGCTACACTCCTGTGATAAGGTGCACACAATAATCCGGttcatttttgaatatttgcattgtttatttgttatgttattCTTGGATTGTTTATTTGTGGTATTCATCAAATGATACTAACAAAAACATGTTGAATATAAAAGCTTGTTCTGTTATTCCATGGCTTTGTCATTTTTTTGTAATCATAGACTTAGTTAACATACATATTGGTGTAT
Proteins encoded:
- the LOC117318946 gene encoding piggyBac transposable element-derived protein 4-like; translation: MNPSVHNKDFDRRKVHNFRHVTQFVRISREMLWNVITNVNNMAASALTVNADTESDDEEGAGTQELDNNIGGSDLELSELDSESDDDIPLADIIPLAGLVDRGGGDAGHAHNDRRWTADLKPIRVKDFEDIAGPTTALDAEKKELDFFHLISPESLYDKLAQQTNTYAAKRIREKADSSWQATSPTEIKTFLGIVIFMSLLDLPTAKMYWSSDWMFQTSLPTIMTRLRFEKLAQYFHLNDSTTNPPKGSDGHDKLHHVRPVLDTIQGTIASQYTLHQDCAIDEAMIAYKGRLSFKQYMPAKPVKFGIKVWERADSTNGYVDKLQIYTGRAGNEQGKREVGLAARVVTDLTRDIVGSSRHVYVDNFFSSPQLFSDLLKDGLYACGTCRINRKGFPSGISKENVKKKGRLHNAAIRKPGGQCLV